Proteins co-encoded in one Amaranthus tricolor cultivar Red isolate AtriRed21 chromosome 7, ASM2621246v1, whole genome shotgun sequence genomic window:
- the LOC130818276 gene encoding uncharacterized protein LOC130818276, whose protein sequence is MFIKATKKLGAKLKNSISFFSLMADFNPPSFSLGLDFDFEPVNHNHPLNTPTHENPVTLEPGEKELEDDVEFQLRVSDSEHESPKKFSRNRLRRLRRGGSSSSKPISTPIISFVDDDIEEFSDEENARLNHLQAAQQHSTCCSSKLPLSGHGVLTRQQESVVNNKKVKHDSSFPSTSFGSSKGKRLFSDPSASPLRRFQLLDSESDLDEPPDNVYINRNSNGANCNDKKNDSSHGGHEVPLVKNIDSLPPISQKQDLWKDFSVNENHSVKTPVFDECFEEYFRTSKSTKLACDSHKSCSSEQGKSLHNANKQLQQGLGPVPPSHYYFYHDDLRIQELVRSRLPHFFPLSSAGDARHQSHNASSIDYMDQFGQEGAKQRNGKQVASEKSAKKGRKKTKKSSVEDTLLDSGNWINPKQTANMPKDAGRRRVHAHGQSAGHWITAENGKKVYITKNGQELSGSLAYRHYMKESGKGFKKAKKKITAKKK, encoded by the exons ATGTTTATTAAGGCTACCAAAAAACTTGGCGCAAAACTCAAAAACTCAATTTCTTTCTTCTCTCTAATGGCGGATTTCAATCCTCCATCTTTCTCCTTAGGCCTAGATTTTGATTTCGAACCCGTAAACCATAACCACCCGTTAAATACTCCGACCCATGAAAATCCAGTTACACTTGAACCCGGAGAAAAGGAATTAGAAGATGATGTCGAGTTTCAGTTGCGGGTATCCGATTCCGAACACGAATCACCGAAAAAATTTTCAAGGAATCGTCTCCGACGTCTCCGTCGTGGTGGGTCTTCTTCCTCTAAGCCAATTTCCACTCCAATTATCAGTTTTGTTGACGATGATATTGAGGAGttttctgatgaagaaaatgctcgtttaa ATCATCTTCAGGCGGCTCAGCAACATTCTACATGTTGTAGCTCAAAGTTACCATTATCAGGACATGGGGTTTTGACGAGGCAACAGGAAAGTGTTGTGAATAATAAAAAGGTGAAACACGATTCAAGTTTTCCTTCAACAAGTTTTGGTTCTAGCAAAGGAAAACGATTGTTTTCTGATCCCTCGGCAAGTCCCCTTAGAAGGTTTCAGCTGCTTGATTCGGAATCAGATCTCGACGAGCCACCAGATAATGTATACATAAACCGAAACTCTAATGGTGCTAACTGTAAtgataagaaaaatgattccAGCCATGGAGGCCACGAAGTTCCCCTTGTGAAAAATATTGATTCATTACCGCCCATTTCTCAGAAGCAAGATCTATGGAAAGATTTTAGCGTCAATGAAAATCATTCGGTAAAGACCCCTGTGTTCGATGAATGCTTTGAAGAATATTTCAGAACTTCAAAATCAACGAAACTTGCGTGTGATTCTCACAAGTCGTGTTCCAGTGAACAAGGGAAAAGCTTACATAATGCCAACAAACAATTGCAGCAAGGTTTAGGACCTGTTCCTCCATCTCACTATTACTTTTATCATGATGATTTGAGGATCCAGGAATTAGTCCGCAGCCGTCTACCTCACTTTTTCCCATTGAGTTCTGCTGGTGATGCAAGACACCAGTCACACAATGCTTCATCTATTGATTACAT GGATCAATTTGGTCAGGAGGGCGCTAAACAGCGGAATGGCAAACAAGTTGCTTCAGAGAAAAGCGCCAAAAAGGGtagaaagaaaacaaagaagtCTAGTGTAGAAGATACATTACTTGATTCTGGAAACTGGATAAATCCTAAACAAACAGCCAACATGCCAAAAGATGCTGGCAGGAGAAGGGTTCATGCTCATGGACAATCAGCTGGTCATTGGATTACAGCAGAAAATGGAAAGAAG GTATATATCACTAAAAACGGGCAAGAATTGAGTGGTTCACTTGCTTACAGACATTACATGAAG GAGAGTGGAAAAGGTTTCAAGAAGGCGAAGAAGAAGATTACtgcaaagaaaaaataa
- the LOC130818260 gene encoding uncharacterized protein LOC130818260 isoform X2, whose product MKITPNTDLSSLLSSKKNPPPQLHKNPDLPKKPRKPTRNSPRVSKKSGPPTPLLRWKFHEERENPKNGRFVKRKEHGNAPDEKSPECRRKKRREKVGSIVSARKLGATLWRMQLVGPENNGGDEKMKKNKKKIKENEEEEENKLGFKPAIGHGGDRLSCQHASRERGSEAKDPLRSPCSVNGPINGYLCEWQSPFRFANYAMEGATKWDPVCSKASNEHPDDLKSLDGKVNSTSMISALEKELEKARMRIEELETERRSSKKKIEHFLKKLSEERASWRSREHEKVRAIIDDVKSDLSRERKNRQRLEIINSKLVNELAEVKLSAKRYMQDYEKERKARELIEEVCDELAKEIGEDKAEVDSLKKECMKIREEVDEERKMLQMAEVWREERVQMKLVDAKVALGQKYSQMNYLVSELEKFLRLQGVSLDTNEMREAEMFRRAAASIDIHNMKEFTYEPSNPDDIFAVVEEMVMGESNCREIEPCVEYSPASHASKVRTVSPEIKNETKDIILRHSNGYGNQSADMEDDGSGWETASHLEDQGSSYSPEGSTMSANRVCRDSNVSGSCTEWEEQVGDETPITEISEVCSVPSKHQKKVKSITRLWRSGTNNSGDNYKIISVDGVNGRLSNGRVSNGATMSPDRGSSKGGISPTDMVGWSSPETNRGMKGCMEWPRGAHKGSLKHKLLEARMQSQKLQLRQVLKQKI is encoded by the exons ATGAAGATCACTCCAAACACCGACCTTTCTTCTTTACTTTCCTCCAAAAAAAACCCACCTCCACAACTCCATAAAAACCCAGATCTTCCCAAAAAACCCCGGAAACCTACCCGGAATAGCCCTCGGGTTTCCAAAAAGTCCGGCCCGCCTACCCCACTACTCCGGTGGAAGTTTCATGAGGAGAGAGAAAACCCCAAAAATGGAAGATTTGTGAAGCGGAAAGAGCATGGAAATGCCCCAGATGAGAAGTCGCCGGAATGTCGTCGGaaaaagaggagagagaaagtgggTTCCATTGTTTCTGCAAGGAAGCTTGGTGCTACTCTTTGGAGGATGCAGTTGGTGGGTCCAGAAAATAATGGAGGGGatgaaaagatgaagaagaataagaagaaaataaaagaaaatgaagaagaggaagaaaataaattagggtttaag CCTGCAATTGGGCATGGTGGTGATCGCTTGTCCTGTCAACATGCTAGCCGAGAGCGTGGCTCTGAGGCAAAAGATCCGCTTAGGAGCCCATGTTCGGTCAATGGTCCGATCAATGGATATCTTTGTGAG TGGCAATCCCCTTTTCGCTTTGCTAATTATGCAATGGAAGGGGCGACAAAGTGGGACCCGGTTTGTTCAAAAGCATCAAATGAACATCCTGATGATTTGAAGTCGCTTGACGGAAAAGTAAATTCTACCTCAATGATCTCAGCGCTTGAGAAGGAACTAGAAAAAGCTCGAATGCGTATAGAGGAGCTGGAAACAGAAAGACGATCCTCAAAGAAGAAGATTGAGCATTTCTTGAAGAAGCTTAGCGAGGAAAGAGCGTCGTGGCGCAGCAGAGAACATGAGAAAGTTCGTGCAATCATTGATGACGTTAAATCCGATTTGAGTCGAGAAAGGAAGAATCGTCAGAGACTCGAAATTATCAACTCTAAGTTGGTCAATGAACTTGCGGAGGTTAAGTTATCAGCAAAGAGATATATGCAGGATTACGAGAAAGAGAGGAAAGCTCGGGAGTTGATAGAGGAGGTATGTGATGAGTTAGCGAAAGAAATCGGGGAGGATAAGGCTGAAGTTGACTCGCTTAAGAAGGAGTGTATGAAGATCCGGGAGGAAGTTGACGAAGAGAGGAAAATGTTGCAGATGGCCGAGGTTTGGCGAGAAGAACGTGTACAGATGAAACTCGTTGATGCGAAAGTCGCTCTTGGTCAAAAGTATTCGCAAATGAACTACCTTGTATCGGAGCTTGAAAAGTTTCTTAGGTTGCAAGGTGTGAGCCTCGATACGAACGAGATGAGGGAAGCTGAGATGTTTCGACGGGCTGCTGCATCGATAGACATCCACAATATGAAAGAGTTTACGTATGAGCCATCTAACCCGGATGATATTTTTGCGGTTGTTGAAGAAATGGTGATGGGGGAAAGCAACTGTCGAGAGATTGAACCGTGTGTTGAGTACAGTCCGGCAAGCCATGCTTCCAAAGTTCGTACGGTAAGCCCCGAGATCAAGAACGAAACCAAGGACATTATTCTGAGACATTCGAATGGATATGGTAATCAGAGTGCCGACATGGAGGATGACGGGAGTGGATGGGAAACTGCGAGCCACTTGGAAGACCAAGGTTCTAGTTATTCACCCGAGGGAAGTACAATGTCGGCGAATAGGGTGTGTCGAGATAGTAATGTCTCCGGTAGCTGCACCGAGTGGGAAGAACAGGTGGGTGATGAGACACCCATTACCGAGATTAGTGAAGTCTGCTCCGTTCCCTCAAAGCATCAAAAGAAGGTAAAGTCAATAACACGATTGTGGCGATCAGGCACCAATAACAGCGGTGATAACTACAAAATCATCTCGGTAGATGGTGTTAACGGAAGGCTTTCGAATGGAAGGGTTTCAAACGGGGCTACAATGTCTCCTGATCGTGGGTCCAGCAAGGGTGGGATTAGCCCTACAGACATGGTTGGGTGGAGCTCACCGGAAACTAATCGAGGGATGAAGGGTTGTATGGAATGGCCTCGTGGGGCACATAAAGGTAGTTTGAAGCACAAACTCCTCGAGGCGAGAATGCAATCTCAGAAGCTCCAACTACGCCAGGTTTTAAAGCAGAAAATCTGA
- the LOC130818260 gene encoding uncharacterized protein LOC130818260 isoform X1, with translation MKITPNTDLSSLLSSKKNPPPQLHKNPDLPKKPRKPTRNSPRVSKKSGPPTPLLRWKFHEERENPKNGRFVKRKEHGNAPDEKSPECRRKKRREKVGSIVSARKLGATLWRMQLVGPENNGGDEKMKKNKKKIKENEEEEENKLGFKVCFNSLFEIQDLNFKPAIGHGGDRLSCQHASRERGSEAKDPLRSPCSVNGPINGYLCEWQSPFRFANYAMEGATKWDPVCSKASNEHPDDLKSLDGKVNSTSMISALEKELEKARMRIEELETERRSSKKKIEHFLKKLSEERASWRSREHEKVRAIIDDVKSDLSRERKNRQRLEIINSKLVNELAEVKLSAKRYMQDYEKERKARELIEEVCDELAKEIGEDKAEVDSLKKECMKIREEVDEERKMLQMAEVWREERVQMKLVDAKVALGQKYSQMNYLVSELEKFLRLQGVSLDTNEMREAEMFRRAAASIDIHNMKEFTYEPSNPDDIFAVVEEMVMGESNCREIEPCVEYSPASHASKVRTVSPEIKNETKDIILRHSNGYGNQSADMEDDGSGWETASHLEDQGSSYSPEGSTMSANRVCRDSNVSGSCTEWEEQVGDETPITEISEVCSVPSKHQKKVKSITRLWRSGTNNSGDNYKIISVDGVNGRLSNGRVSNGATMSPDRGSSKGGISPTDMVGWSSPETNRGMKGCMEWPRGAHKGSLKHKLLEARMQSQKLQLRQVLKQKI, from the exons ATGAAGATCACTCCAAACACCGACCTTTCTTCTTTACTTTCCTCCAAAAAAAACCCACCTCCACAACTCCATAAAAACCCAGATCTTCCCAAAAAACCCCGGAAACCTACCCGGAATAGCCCTCGGGTTTCCAAAAAGTCCGGCCCGCCTACCCCACTACTCCGGTGGAAGTTTCATGAGGAGAGAGAAAACCCCAAAAATGGAAGATTTGTGAAGCGGAAAGAGCATGGAAATGCCCCAGATGAGAAGTCGCCGGAATGTCGTCGGaaaaagaggagagagaaagtgggTTCCATTGTTTCTGCAAGGAAGCTTGGTGCTACTCTTTGGAGGATGCAGTTGGTGGGTCCAGAAAATAATGGAGGGGatgaaaagatgaagaagaataagaagaaaataaaagaaaatgaagaagaggaagaaaataaattagggtttaaggtttgtTTTAACTCATTGTTTGAGATTCAAGATCTTAACTTTAAG CCTGCAATTGGGCATGGTGGTGATCGCTTGTCCTGTCAACATGCTAGCCGAGAGCGTGGCTCTGAGGCAAAAGATCCGCTTAGGAGCCCATGTTCGGTCAATGGTCCGATCAATGGATATCTTTGTGAG TGGCAATCCCCTTTTCGCTTTGCTAATTATGCAATGGAAGGGGCGACAAAGTGGGACCCGGTTTGTTCAAAAGCATCAAATGAACATCCTGATGATTTGAAGTCGCTTGACGGAAAAGTAAATTCTACCTCAATGATCTCAGCGCTTGAGAAGGAACTAGAAAAAGCTCGAATGCGTATAGAGGAGCTGGAAACAGAAAGACGATCCTCAAAGAAGAAGATTGAGCATTTCTTGAAGAAGCTTAGCGAGGAAAGAGCGTCGTGGCGCAGCAGAGAACATGAGAAAGTTCGTGCAATCATTGATGACGTTAAATCCGATTTGAGTCGAGAAAGGAAGAATCGTCAGAGACTCGAAATTATCAACTCTAAGTTGGTCAATGAACTTGCGGAGGTTAAGTTATCAGCAAAGAGATATATGCAGGATTACGAGAAAGAGAGGAAAGCTCGGGAGTTGATAGAGGAGGTATGTGATGAGTTAGCGAAAGAAATCGGGGAGGATAAGGCTGAAGTTGACTCGCTTAAGAAGGAGTGTATGAAGATCCGGGAGGAAGTTGACGAAGAGAGGAAAATGTTGCAGATGGCCGAGGTTTGGCGAGAAGAACGTGTACAGATGAAACTCGTTGATGCGAAAGTCGCTCTTGGTCAAAAGTATTCGCAAATGAACTACCTTGTATCGGAGCTTGAAAAGTTTCTTAGGTTGCAAGGTGTGAGCCTCGATACGAACGAGATGAGGGAAGCTGAGATGTTTCGACGGGCTGCTGCATCGATAGACATCCACAATATGAAAGAGTTTACGTATGAGCCATCTAACCCGGATGATATTTTTGCGGTTGTTGAAGAAATGGTGATGGGGGAAAGCAACTGTCGAGAGATTGAACCGTGTGTTGAGTACAGTCCGGCAAGCCATGCTTCCAAAGTTCGTACGGTAAGCCCCGAGATCAAGAACGAAACCAAGGACATTATTCTGAGACATTCGAATGGATATGGTAATCAGAGTGCCGACATGGAGGATGACGGGAGTGGATGGGAAACTGCGAGCCACTTGGAAGACCAAGGTTCTAGTTATTCACCCGAGGGAAGTACAATGTCGGCGAATAGGGTGTGTCGAGATAGTAATGTCTCCGGTAGCTGCACCGAGTGGGAAGAACAGGTGGGTGATGAGACACCCATTACCGAGATTAGTGAAGTCTGCTCCGTTCCCTCAAAGCATCAAAAGAAGGTAAAGTCAATAACACGATTGTGGCGATCAGGCACCAATAACAGCGGTGATAACTACAAAATCATCTCGGTAGATGGTGTTAACGGAAGGCTTTCGAATGGAAGGGTTTCAAACGGGGCTACAATGTCTCCTGATCGTGGGTCCAGCAAGGGTGGGATTAGCCCTACAGACATGGTTGGGTGGAGCTCACCGGAAACTAATCGAGGGATGAAGGGTTGTATGGAATGGCCTCGTGGGGCACATAAAGGTAGTTTGAAGCACAAACTCCTCGAGGCGAGAATGCAATCTCAGAAGCTCCAACTACGCCAGGTTTTAAAGCAGAAAATCTGA